One Gammaproteobacteria bacterium genomic window carries:
- a CDS encoding ShlB/FhaC/HecB family hemolysin secretion/activation protein translates to MQAKQSARTRIRFCSVVAGVTATFIAQAAPPPLPPPLPPPLPAAAQPGGAQPVMPPPTIPIPETNLDLSVPPVYERPLGAEEGERVFVKRFVITGVVGDRKAGISPEDIQAAVDQVFASLQQIVEQQRLTKQNLEQQGPEGFTPEEQDKIIKFMQGAVKTQSPDDQQKAYQAFIQQLMLERLQRLQGLTIGQLQKVADAVTQYYHDKGYFLARAVIPAQEIKDGVVNIRVLEGRLEKVQTAGNKQYSEETLAKPFKPLLGELVTIDRTENALLTLTKYPGLSAAGVFRPGDEVGTTDIVVNVQNERRFDGSFRLDNSGTEFTGRDRAIATLNVNDITGDADLLSIAALKTFGGSATTTGTGAAAKTNPKGSSTYGDLRYERPVYDAYNKWAADISRNNFSVGNVPGIGGISKIATLSEEHDFFRSRTSNLIGTVDLSRKRADTTNSLVTIGSFGDVTARDDLAVLGAQLSYDSINTGTNTISTVTARLEHGLDGQLGVPNDSFVIDQSGKSIPPRSRKGASGLPNVPSFNKVSLNYQLYKNLPNTQGLLFRFSGQYSKDLLSSLEQFVMGGPDNVRAAPTSQFLVDNGIFSSLEYSVSAPGFADKHAFGSYTWGQMLRFRVFVDAARGYDNDSSDKVNRKYLAGSGVGLTFTVPGTMTANLQWARLNGGARPGAANNPNAISKSSQTWLDVTFNF, encoded by the coding sequence CCGGTGATGCCGCCGCCGACCATCCCGATCCCCGAGACCAACCTCGATCTTTCCGTGCCGCCCGTGTACGAGCGCCCGCTCGGTGCCGAAGAAGGCGAGCGCGTGTTCGTGAAGCGCTTCGTCATCACCGGCGTGGTGGGTGACCGCAAGGCCGGCATCAGCCCCGAGGACATCCAGGCAGCCGTGGATCAGGTGTTCGCCTCGCTGCAGCAGATCGTCGAGCAGCAGCGCCTCACCAAGCAGAACCTCGAGCAGCAGGGGCCGGAAGGCTTCACGCCCGAGGAGCAGGACAAGATCATCAAGTTCATGCAGGGTGCGGTGAAGACCCAGTCGCCCGATGATCAGCAGAAGGCGTACCAGGCCTTCATCCAGCAGCTCATGCTGGAGCGCCTGCAGCGCCTGCAGGGCCTCACCATCGGCCAGCTGCAGAAGGTCGCCGACGCCGTCACCCAGTACTACCACGACAAGGGCTACTTCCTCGCGCGCGCGGTGATCCCGGCGCAGGAGATCAAGGACGGCGTGGTCAACATCCGCGTGCTCGAGGGCCGCCTCGAGAAGGTGCAGACCGCGGGCAACAAGCAGTACTCCGAGGAGACGCTGGCGAAGCCCTTCAAGCCGCTGCTCGGCGAGCTCGTCACCATCGACCGCACCGAGAACGCGCTGCTCACGCTCACCAAGTATCCGGGCCTGTCCGCCGCCGGCGTGTTCCGCCCCGGCGACGAGGTCGGCACCACCGACATCGTGGTGAACGTGCAGAACGAGCGCCGCTTCGACGGCAGCTTCCGCCTCGACAACTCCGGAACCGAGTTCACGGGACGCGACCGCGCCATCGCGACCCTCAACGTCAACGACATCACCGGCGACGCGGACCTGCTCTCCATCGCCGCGTTGAAGACCTTCGGCGGCAGCGCCACCACCACCGGCACCGGAGCCGCCGCCAAGACCAACCCGAAGGGCAGCTCGACCTACGGCGACTTGCGCTACGAGCGCCCGGTGTACGACGCCTACAACAAGTGGGCGGCGGACATCAGCCGCAACAACTTCAGCGTCGGCAATGTCCCCGGCATCGGCGGCATATCCAAGATCGCGACACTCTCGGAGGAGCACGACTTCTTCCGCTCGCGCACCAGCAACCTGATCGGCACGGTGGATCTGAGCCGCAAGCGCGCAGACACCACCAACAGCCTCGTCACGATTGGGTCATTCGGTGATGTCACCGCCCGCGATGACCTTGCAGTGCTGGGCGCCCAACTCAGCTATGACTCTATCAATACCGGCACCAACACCATTTCGACCGTCACGGCGCGCCTGGAGCATGGCCTGGATGGTCAGCTGGGTGTGCCGAACGATTCGTTTGTCATCGACCAATCCGGCAAGTCGATCCCTCCTCGGAGCCGTAAGGGCGCGAGCGGCCTGCCCAACGTGCCGAGCTTCAACAAGGTCTCGCTGAACTACCAGTTGTACAAGAACCTGCCCAACACGCAGGGTCTCCTGTTCCGCTTCAGCGGTCAGTACTCCAAGGACCTCCTGTCGTCCCTCGAGCAGTTCGTGATGGGCGGCCCGGACAACGTGCGCGCCGCGCCCACCTCCCAGTTCCTGGTGGACAACGGCATCTTCAGCTCCCTCGAGTACAGCGTCAGTGCACCGGGCTTCGCGGACAAGCATGCCTTCGGCAGCTACACCTGGGGCCAGATGCTGCGCTTCCGCGTGTTCGTGGACGCCGCGCGCGGCTACGACAACGATTCCAGCGACAAGGTAAACCGCAAGTACCTGGCGGGCAGCGGCGTGGGCTTGACGTTCACCGTCCCGGGCACCATGACCGCGAACCTGCAGTGGGCGCGCCTCAACGGCGGCGCTCGCCCGGGTGCGGCCAATAACCCGAACGCCATCAGCAA